The proteins below come from a single Isoptericola dokdonensis DS-3 genomic window:
- a CDS encoding VOC family protein — translation MDITLHTTFLPHTDPEASLRFYRDLLGFELTQDVGQGAMRWLTFVAPTQPDVRLVLTPPVADPGVTDDERRTVVELMAKGVYQSIILATKDLDGAFARLQAADAEVVSEPTDQPWGVRDCAFRDPAGNMVRIDQVA, via the coding sequence ATGGACATCACCCTGCACACCACGTTCCTGCCGCACACCGACCCCGAGGCGTCCCTGCGCTTCTACCGCGACCTGCTGGGCTTCGAGCTCACCCAGGACGTCGGCCAGGGCGCCATGCGCTGGCTCACTTTCGTCGCACCCACCCAGCCCGACGTCCGCCTCGTCCTGACCCCGCCCGTCGCCGACCCCGGCGTCACCGACGACGAGCGCCGCACCGTCGTCGAGCTCATGGCCAAGGGCGTCTACCAGTCGATCATCCTCGCCACGAAGGACCTCGACGGCGCCTTCGCCCGCCTGCAGGCCGCCGACGCCGAGGTCGTGTCCGAGCCCACCGACCAGCCGTGGGGCGTGCGCGACTGCGCGTTCCGCGACCCCGCCGGCAACATGGTCCGCATCGACCAGGTGGCCTGA
- a CDS encoding helix-turn-helix transcriptional regulator, whose protein sequence is MTRTAADQRLRDLAVLRRVRDRIDRDHAQPLDVEALAADAGMSAGHLSRQFRATYGESPYSYLMTRRVERAMALLRRGDLSVTEVCFAVGSSSLGTFSTRFSELVGMSPSEYRRRAATAAAHELPSCVTKQVTRPIRNREAPPPAQT, encoded by the coding sequence ATGACCCGGACCGCCGCCGACCAACGGCTGCGCGACCTCGCCGTCCTGCGCCGCGTCCGCGACCGCATCGACCGCGACCACGCCCAACCCCTCGACGTCGAGGCGCTCGCGGCCGACGCCGGGATGTCGGCCGGGCACCTGAGCCGCCAGTTCCGTGCCACCTACGGCGAGTCGCCGTACAGCTACCTCATGACGCGCCGCGTCGAACGCGCGATGGCGCTGCTGCGCCGCGGCGACCTGTCCGTCACCGAGGTCTGCTTCGCCGTCGGGTCGAGCTCGCTGGGCACGTTCTCCACCCGCTTCTCCGAGCTCGTCGGGATGTCGCCCAGCGAGTACCGGCGCCGCGCGGCCACCGCCGCCGCGCACGAGCTGCCGTCCTGCGTCACCAAGCAGGTCACCCGACCGATCAGGAATCGAGAAGCACCGCCGCCCGCGCAGACCTAG
- the adhP gene encoding alcohol dehydrogenase AdhP, with product MTMKAAVVREFRAPLDVTDAELPTPGPGQALVKVLYSGVCHTDLHAAHGDWPVKPTPPFIPGHEGVGEVVAVADDVTRLHVGDTVGNAWLWSACGECEYCETGRETLCPNQLNGGYSVDGSFGQYMLVDATYAPIVPAGVDLAAAAPILCAGVTVYKGLKESEVKPGQWVLISGIGGLGHIAVQYAHAMGMRVVAVDVSDDKLALARRHGAEATVNARTTDDVVARIHEVTGGGAHGGLVTAVNGKAFPQAVGGLRRGGTVSLVGLPPEEFGLDIFSTVLFGLTVRGSIVGTRKDMTEALDFFARGLIEPTYTVRPLADINDIFDEMLHGAIDGRVVMDMQA from the coding sequence ATGACCATGAAGGCCGCCGTCGTCCGCGAGTTCCGCGCCCCCCTCGACGTCACCGACGCCGAGCTCCCCACCCCCGGCCCCGGCCAGGCACTCGTCAAGGTGCTCTACTCCGGCGTCTGCCACACCGACCTGCACGCCGCCCACGGCGACTGGCCCGTCAAGCCCACCCCGCCCTTCATCCCCGGCCACGAAGGCGTCGGCGAGGTCGTGGCCGTCGCCGACGACGTCACCCGCCTGCACGTCGGCGACACCGTCGGCAACGCCTGGCTGTGGAGCGCCTGCGGCGAGTGCGAGTACTGCGAGACCGGCCGCGAGACCCTCTGCCCGAACCAGCTCAACGGCGGCTACTCCGTCGACGGCTCCTTCGGCCAATACATGCTCGTCGACGCCACCTACGCCCCCATCGTGCCCGCCGGCGTCGACCTCGCCGCCGCCGCACCCATCCTGTGCGCCGGCGTCACCGTCTACAAGGGCCTCAAGGAGTCCGAGGTCAAGCCCGGCCAGTGGGTCCTCATCTCAGGCATCGGCGGCCTCGGCCACATCGCCGTCCAGTACGCCCACGCCATGGGCATGCGCGTCGTCGCCGTCGACGTCTCCGACGACAAGCTCGCCCTCGCCCGCCGGCACGGCGCCGAGGCCACCGTCAACGCCCGCACCACCGACGACGTCGTCGCCCGCATCCACGAGGTCACCGGCGGCGGAGCCCACGGCGGCCTCGTCACCGCCGTCAACGGCAAGGCCTTCCCCCAGGCCGTCGGCGGACTACGCCGCGGCGGCACCGTCTCCCTCGTCGGCCTGCCCCCCGAGGAGTTCGGCCTCGACATCTTCTCCACCGTCCTGTTCGGGCTCACCGTCCGCGGCTCCATCGTCGGCACCCGCAAGGACATGACCGAAGCCCTCGACTTCTTCGCCCGCGGGCTCATCGAACCCACCTACACCGTCCGCCCCCTCGCCGACATCAACGACATCTTCGACGAGATGCTCCACGGCGCCATCGACGGCCGCGTCGTCATGGACATGCAGGCCTGA
- a CDS encoding META domain-containing protein — protein MTRRLLAALALLLAATLALAACSSPPDLEGRTFVAASSTGHELVEGSRLVLVFSDGTVGAQPGCNSMSAPATWDDGVLRLTGQIASTRMACSDDLMAQDDWFAGVLGAEPTLELDGDTLTLSTADVSVVLVESA, from the coding sequence GTGACCCGCCGCCTCCTCGCCGCCCTCGCCCTGCTCCTGGCCGCCACGCTGGCGCTCGCGGCGTGCTCCTCGCCGCCGGACCTGGAGGGACGGACGTTCGTGGCGGCGTCGAGCACGGGCCACGAGCTGGTCGAGGGCAGCCGTCTGGTGCTGGTCTTCTCCGACGGCACGGTGGGTGCGCAGCCGGGCTGCAACAGCATGTCGGCGCCGGCGACGTGGGACGACGGGGTGCTGCGCCTGACCGGTCAGATCGCCTCGACCCGGATGGCGTGCTCCGATGACCTGATGGCGCAGGACGACTGGTTCGCGGGCGTGCTGGGCGCCGAGCCGACGCTCGAGCTCGACGGCGACACCCTGACCCTCAGCACGGCGGACGTCTCGGTCGTGCTCGTCGAGTCCGCCTGA
- a CDS encoding aminoglycoside phosphotransferase family protein, with translation MTSELSGLDDAQRGLVARWFGEVEVVADLSWGLTSTRVLRLRRADGPDVALKASGPADHHLVREIAAHEEVLAPLVAGGRWPRLLHADRERRVLATAWLDGELVEGTRAERIPDTYRQAGRALADLHALGSRVDGDFEAAADARALAWLDGPHRLAPDVVEQLRRVIRAHEHPPVRVVPTHGDFQPRNWLVDASVVRVIDLGRAEWRPGMTDLARLARQQLAAPGALRDAFVDGYGAPWPDGAAWRRVLVREAVGTAAWAYLVGDAEFEAQGHRMVAQALAADQPDR, from the coding sequence GTGACCTCGGAGCTGTCCGGCCTGGACGACGCGCAGCGTGGCCTGGTGGCGCGCTGGTTCGGCGAGGTCGAGGTGGTGGCGGACCTGTCGTGGGGGCTGACGTCGACGCGGGTGCTGCGGCTGCGCCGCGCGGACGGCCCGGACGTCGCCCTCAAGGCGTCCGGGCCGGCCGATCATCACCTGGTCCGGGAGATCGCCGCGCACGAGGAGGTCCTCGCGCCCCTGGTCGCGGGCGGACGGTGGCCGCGGCTGCTGCACGCCGACCGCGAGCGCCGGGTGCTGGCCACGGCGTGGCTCGACGGGGAGCTCGTGGAGGGCACGCGCGCGGAGCGCATCCCGGACACGTACCGGCAGGCGGGGCGGGCGCTGGCGGACCTGCACGCGCTGGGCTCGCGGGTGGACGGCGACTTCGAGGCCGCGGCGGACGCCCGCGCCCTGGCGTGGCTGGACGGGCCGCACCGCCTCGCGCCGGACGTCGTGGAGCAGCTACGTCGGGTGATCCGCGCGCACGAGCACCCCCCGGTGCGGGTGGTGCCCACGCACGGCGACTTCCAGCCCCGCAACTGGCTGGTCGACGCCTCCGTGGTGCGGGTCATCGACCTGGGCCGGGCCGAATGGCGTCCCGGCATGACCGACCTGGCGCGCCTCGCCCGTCAGCAGCTCGCTGCGCCCGGCGCGCTGCGGGACGCGTTCGTCGACGGGTACGGGGCGCCCTGGCCGGACGGGGCGGCGTGGCGGCGGGTGCTGGTGCGCGAGGCCGTCGGCACCGCGGCGTGGGCGTACCTCGTCGGGGACGCCGAGTTCGAGGCGCAGGGGCATCGCATGGTCGCGCAGGCGCTCGCGGCGGACCAGCCGGACCGGTGA
- a CDS encoding GNAT family N-acetyltransferase gives MNVSLDSPLRDDVQLLLDEHLAEMRATSPPESVHALEAAALAVPEVRFVTARDDDGTLLGCGALREIEAGPGGHGELKSMRTARAARGRGVASAVLDRILDLALERGYARVSLETGAEPFFVPARTLYARRGFVECGPFAHYRPDPNSVFMTLTLAAAPL, from the coding sequence GTGAACGTCTCTCTCGACTCCCCCCTGCGCGACGACGTGCAGCTCCTGCTCGACGAGCATCTCGCCGAGATGCGGGCCACCTCTCCCCCGGAGTCCGTGCATGCCCTGGAGGCGGCGGCGCTCGCAGTGCCGGAGGTCCGGTTCGTCACGGCCCGCGACGACGACGGCACCCTGCTCGGGTGCGGGGCGCTGCGCGAGATCGAGGCCGGCCCGGGCGGGCACGGGGAGCTGAAGTCGATGCGTACCGCTCGCGCGGCTCGGGGGCGGGGCGTGGCGTCGGCGGTGCTGGACAGGATCCTGGACCTCGCCCTGGAGCGCGGGTACGCGCGGGTCAGCCTCGAGACGGGCGCCGAGCCGTTCTTCGTGCCCGCCCGCACCCTGTATGCGCGGCGGGGGTTCGTCGAGTGCGGACCCTTCGCCCACTACCGCCCCGACCCGAACAGCGTGTTCATGACCCTGACCCTGGCCGCCGCTCCTCTGTGA
- a CDS encoding DUF3626 domain-containing protein, producing MLDPSYRGTALADVASATGVAVQWHAGYRASVAALDPAYRGPGPVRLAARIAGQGTLTPARMGPWRARGVVDARTLKQAWHLLARFGRDGSTSAGRVTEERRPGSGS from the coding sequence GTGCTCGACCCGTCCTACCGCGGCACGGCGCTCGCGGACGTCGCGTCCGCTACCGGAGTGGCGGTGCAGTGGCATGCCGGGTACCGGGCGTCGGTCGCGGCCCTCGATCCGGCCTACCGAGGGCCGGGGCCGGTACGCCTCGCCGCCCGGATCGCCGGGCAGGGGACCCTGACGCCCGCCCGGATGGGGCCTTGGCGGGCGCGTGGCGTCGTCGACGCCCGCACGCTCAAGCAGGCCTGGCACCTGCTGGCCCGCTTCGGCCGCGACGGCTCGACGAGCGCCGGGCGGGTCACAGAGGAGCGGCGGCCAGGGTCAGGGTCATGA
- a CDS encoding tyrosine-type recombinase/integrase → MAYTEKRSSRDGSTTHVGRFRVDGRLRSTRAFRSRRDALAEARRAEEAGKRGEWVDPRSGTVTVADWFTAWQQGRVDRAPRTLEAERERFGSLVAPTFGEVPLRQVAHDDVARWAATMTAPRSGQVASAARRRDAVRLLVALLDGAVDARRLTANPARTPSGRVPSLPRAPKTKPHRYLSHEQLRRVADATSAPSARTLVLLAGLTGLRWGEVSALRAGDVDLLRRRVTVERAYTRLDDGTLLLGDTKTHARREVPLPGVLAADVEALLPAAGGGLLFTGRGSAPLRRESFDRHTFRPAVAAAGGAVATLQELLGVPVSGLFDAGTLFAVRAVQRRAALVADGVVGPVTWAVLTEADRQRRDHLDRGARISRTRRLEQAARVTLSVGAEDFATLTLHDLRHTAASLAIAGGANVKAVQRLLGHESPVLTLRTYAGLFEDDLDRLGEAMSAQFAAYDTTSGAHHTLSEPVEAFAHVAQLRPAAAL, encoded by the coding sequence ATGGCGTACACCGAGAAGCGCAGCTCGCGGGACGGGTCGACGACGCACGTGGGGCGGTTCCGGGTGGACGGGCGACTGCGCAGCACGCGGGCGTTCCGGTCGCGGCGGGACGCGCTGGCCGAGGCGCGCCGGGCCGAGGAGGCCGGCAAGCGCGGCGAGTGGGTCGACCCGCGCTCGGGGACGGTCACGGTGGCCGACTGGTTCACGGCGTGGCAGCAGGGCCGGGTGGACCGGGCGCCGCGCACCCTGGAGGCGGAGCGGGAACGGTTCGGCTCCCTGGTGGCCCCGACGTTCGGCGAGGTCCCGCTGCGGCAGGTCGCGCACGACGACGTGGCCCGGTGGGCGGCCACCATGACGGCGCCTCGCTCGGGGCAGGTGGCCTCGGCCGCCCGGCGACGCGACGCGGTGCGGCTGCTGGTGGCGCTGCTGGACGGGGCGGTGGACGCGCGCCGTCTGACGGCGAACCCGGCGCGCACCCCGTCGGGCCGGGTGCCGTCGCTGCCCCGCGCGCCGAAGACCAAGCCGCACCGGTACCTGTCCCACGAGCAGCTGCGCCGGGTCGCGGACGCCACGAGCGCGCCGAGTGCTCGCACCCTGGTGCTGCTGGCCGGTCTGACCGGTCTGCGCTGGGGCGAGGTGTCGGCGCTGCGCGCCGGGGACGTGGACCTGCTGCGCCGCCGCGTCACGGTGGAGCGCGCGTACACGCGTCTCGACGACGGCACCCTGCTGCTCGGGGACACCAAGACGCACGCCCGCCGGGAGGTGCCGCTGCCCGGTGTGCTGGCCGCCGACGTCGAGGCGCTGCTTCCCGCGGCGGGCGGTGGCCTGCTCTTCACGGGGCGCGGCAGTGCGCCGCTGCGCCGCGAGAGCTTCGACCGGCACACGTTCCGGCCGGCCGTCGCCGCCGCCGGGGGTGCCGTCGCGACCCTGCAGGAGCTGCTCGGTGTGCCGGTGAGCGGACTGTTCGACGCCGGCACCCTGTTCGCGGTCCGCGCGGTGCAGCGGCGGGCGGCCCTGGTCGCCGACGGCGTGGTGGGACCGGTGACCTGGGCGGTCCTGACCGAGGCCGACCGACAACGCCGCGACCACCTGGACCGTGGTGCCCGCATCTCCCGCACCCGCCGCCTCGAGCAGGCCGCCCGCGTGACCCTGTCCGTCGGGGCGGAGGACTTCGCCACCCTGACCCTGCACGACCTGCGGCACACCGCCGCCTCCCTGGCCATCGCCGGCGGCGCGAACGTCAAGGCCGTCCAGCGGCTCCTCGGGCACGAGTCCCCCGTGCTCACCCTGCGCACCTACGCCGGCCTGTTCGAGGACGACCTCGACCGGCTCGGCGAGGCGATGTCCGCGCAGTTCGCGGCGTACGACACGACCAGCGGCGCTCACCACACGCTCTCGGAGCCCGTCGAAGCCTTCGCGCACGTCGCTCAGCTGCGCCCGGCAGCAGCACTCTGA
- a CDS encoding DNA-binding protein: protein MPVEPTIERPTGAARPADTLHEDGSGTPDAPAPAPVATLPRPADDARRSAAGDPAPAGDTVDGPDRPAAGPRERVFAAADALTAEGGAVTVATVRDRAGCSNALATEHLRAWRADRAAAQAAEDSTPDLPPAVAQLVERAVAALWREAVSGARTLHDADLARARAAADATRADTELLAADLDALREEARAARSQADLARAHAADREDRLAAEATARRTAEGAAVRSAATVDELRAALAARTAEVEDLRRRLAVADEARSAAERDHARADEQVGAERRTNDDLRERLDEAREEIARARQDRAVADGDAAAARTDAARLDGEVAALRDALRDAREQALEAERDRAVQAAARAQAEGEAAGLRSVLSAREGRPS from the coding sequence ATGCCCGTCGAACCGACCATCGAGCGCCCGACCGGGGCCGCTCGACCCGCCGACACGCTCCACGAGGACGGTTCGGGCACCCCGGACGCACCGGCCCCCGCACCGGTCGCCACCCTCCCCCGCCCCGCGGACGACGCCCGCCGGTCCGCCGCCGGTGACCCCGCACCGGCGGGCGACACCGTGGACGGCCCCGACCGGCCGGCGGCCGGACCGCGCGAGCGGGTCTTCGCCGCCGCCGACGCCCTGACCGCCGAGGGCGGCGCCGTGACGGTCGCGACGGTGCGCGACCGCGCGGGCTGCTCCAACGCCCTGGCGACGGAGCACCTGCGGGCGTGGCGGGCCGACCGCGCGGCCGCGCAGGCCGCCGAGGACAGCACGCCCGACCTGCCGCCCGCCGTCGCGCAGCTCGTCGAGCGGGCGGTGGCGGCGCTGTGGCGGGAGGCGGTGTCCGGCGCGCGCACGCTGCACGACGCCGACCTCGCCCGAGCACGCGCCGCCGCCGACGCCACCCGCGCCGACACCGAGCTGCTCGCGGCCGACCTCGACGCGCTGCGCGAAGAGGCCCGCGCCGCCCGGTCGCAGGCGGACCTCGCCCGCGCCCACGCCGCGGACCGCGAGGACCGGCTCGCCGCCGAGGCCACCGCGCGCCGCACCGCCGAGGGCGCCGCCGTGCGGTCCGCCGCGACGGTCGACGAGCTGCGCGCCGCCCTGGCTGCCCGCACCGCCGAGGTCGAGGACCTGCGCCGACGTCTCGCCGTCGCCGACGAGGCCCGGTCGGCCGCCGAGCGCGACCACGCCCGCGCCGACGAGCAGGTCGGGGCCGAGCGCCGCACGAACGACGACCTGCGCGAACGCCTGGACGAGGCCCGCGAGGAGATCGCCCGGGCGCGCCAGGACCGCGCCGTCGCCGACGGGGACGCCGCGGCCGCCCGGACGGACGCCGCCCGCCTCGACGGGGAGGTCGCCGCCCTGCGTGACGCGCTGCGCGACGCCCGCGAGCAGGCCCTGGAGGCCGAGCGGGACCGCGCCGTGCAGGCCGCGGCCCGCGCCCAGGCCGAGGGCGAGGCCGCCGGGCTGCGCTCGGTGCTGTCCGCGCGGGAGGGCCGCCCTTCCTGA
- a CDS encoding Lrp/AsnC family transcriptional regulator, giving the protein MVPESSKRPPVVGVAAHDLRARLGGHSGLERRGEDTVRLDEVDHRILAALADDARLANNALAERVGVAPSTCLARVRRLREAGVIRGFHVDVDPARAGRPLQAIIAVRMQGTARAHLPQFARELVALPGVLDVFLLGGAHDFFVHVAAPDTDGLNEFVITHLSANPGVALTETNLVFQHARGSWG; this is encoded by the coding sequence ATGGTGCCCGAATCTTCGAAGCGACCCCCCGTCGTCGGCGTCGCGGCGCACGATCTGCGGGCCCGCCTCGGCGGGCACTCCGGCCTGGAGCGCCGGGGCGAGGACACGGTGCGCCTCGACGAGGTCGACCACCGCATCCTCGCGGCGCTCGCGGACGACGCCCGGCTGGCGAACAACGCGCTGGCCGAGCGGGTCGGGGTGGCGCCGTCGACCTGCCTGGCGCGGGTGCGACGGCTGCGGGAGGCGGGCGTGATCCGCGGCTTCCACGTCGACGTGGACCCGGCCCGTGCGGGCCGTCCCCTGCAGGCGATCATCGCGGTGCGGATGCAGGGCACCGCCCGGGCGCACCTGCCGCAGTTCGCGCGCGAGCTCGTCGCGCTGCCGGGCGTGCTCGACGTCTTCCTTCTCGGTGGTGCGCACGACTTCTTCGTGCACGTGGCCGCCCCGGACACCGACGGTCTCAACGAGTTCGTCATCACGCACCTGTCGGCGAACCCCGGGGTCGCGCTGACGGAGACCAACCTCGTGTTCCAGCACGCGCGGGGCTCCTGGGGCTGA
- the ald gene encoding alanine dehydrogenase: MDVAVPTEVKNHEGRVAITPAGVHELTARGHRVHVQSGAGLGAGITDDDFAGAGARITPDAAATWDAGELVLKVKEPVAAEYGHLRPGQTLFTYLHLAADKALTEELLARRVTAIAYETVQTASGALPLLAPMSEVAGRLATQVGAAALQSAAGGRGVLLGGVPGVAAGHVVVIGAGTSGMNAARVAVGMGARVTLLDKNVDVLRAADRELAGRVQTLASNRLTVTEAVLEADLVVGAVLVPGAKAPVLVSNDVVAAMRPGSVLVDVAIDQGGCFEDSRPTTHDRPTYRVHDAVFYCVANMPGAVARTSTYALTNVTLPYVVALADTGWRDALRADAALAAGLNTYDGEVVHPAVAGALSRGHAALDAVL, encoded by the coding sequence ATGGACGTCGCCGTCCCCACCGAAGTGAAGAACCACGAGGGCCGGGTGGCGATCACCCCGGCCGGCGTGCACGAGCTGACCGCGCGCGGGCATCGCGTGCATGTCCAGTCCGGGGCCGGTCTGGGCGCGGGCATCACCGACGACGACTTCGCGGGGGCGGGTGCCCGGATCACCCCGGACGCCGCGGCGACGTGGGACGCCGGGGAGCTGGTGCTCAAGGTCAAGGAGCCGGTCGCCGCGGAGTACGGGCACCTGCGCCCCGGGCAGACGCTGTTCACCTACCTGCACCTGGCGGCGGACAAGGCGCTCACCGAGGAGCTGCTGGCCCGGCGGGTGACGGCGATCGCCTACGAGACGGTCCAGACGGCGTCGGGGGCGCTGCCGCTGCTCGCGCCGATGTCGGAGGTGGCGGGGCGGCTGGCCACCCAGGTGGGTGCGGCCGCCCTCCAGAGCGCCGCCGGTGGTCGCGGGGTGCTGCTCGGCGGGGTGCCGGGGGTGGCCGCGGGGCACGTGGTGGTGATCGGCGCCGGCACGTCGGGGATGAACGCCGCCCGGGTCGCGGTGGGCATGGGTGCGCGCGTCACCCTGCTCGACAAGAACGTGGACGTGCTGCGTGCCGCCGACCGTGAGCTGGCGGGGCGGGTGCAGACCCTGGCGTCGAACCGGCTGACGGTCACCGAGGCGGTCCTGGAGGCGGACCTGGTCGTCGGTGCCGTGCTCGTGCCGGGCGCGAAGGCTCCGGTGCTGGTGAGCAACGACGTCGTGGCCGCGATGCGTCCGGGGTCGGTGCTCGTCGACGTGGCGATCGACCAGGGTGGGTGCTTCGAGGACTCCCGGCCCACCACGCACGACCGCCCCACCTACCGGGTGCACGACGCGGTGTTCTACTGCGTGGCGAACATGCCCGGCGCGGTGGCGCGCACGTCCACGTACGCGCTGACCAACGTCACCCTGCCGTACGTGGTGGCGCTCGCGGACACGGGGTGGCGGGATGCCCTGCGCGCGGACGCGGCGCTCGCGGCGGGCCTGAACACGTACGACGGCGAGGTGGTGCACCCGGCGGTGGCGGGTGCGCTGTCGCGGGGGCACGCGGCGCTGGACGCGGTGCTCTGA
- the galE gene encoding UDP-glucose 4-epimerase GalE yields MRVLVSGGAGYIGSHTVLSLVAAGHDVVVVDDFSNSKPTVVGRLEALSGVHVPVHAIDLTDAAKTERLFAHEQIDAVVHFAGLKAVGESVAKPLEYYRNNLDSTLSLLEAMRHHGVHRLVFSSSATVYGEHAPVPYTEDYDRLSSSSPYGQTKVMIERIMADVAAADPALRVALLRYFNPVGAHPSGQIGEDPQGIPNNLMPFIAQVAVGRRDKLTVFGDDYPTADGTCERDYLHVEDLAAGHVAALEHLDDMVTPVRAFNLGTGTGTSVLAMLQAFERAVGRELPYEVGPRRAGDLPAFWADPTRAQTELGWQAVKTIDDMCADTWRWQQANPQGFPDA; encoded by the coding sequence ATGCGCGTACTGGTCTCCGGCGGTGCCGGTTACATCGGGTCCCACACCGTGCTCTCGCTCGTCGCAGCGGGGCACGACGTCGTCGTCGTCGACGACTTCTCCAACTCCAAGCCCACCGTGGTGGGGCGCCTCGAGGCGCTGTCCGGGGTGCACGTGCCCGTGCACGCCATCGACCTGACCGACGCCGCCAAGACGGAGCGGCTGTTCGCGCACGAGCAGATCGACGCCGTCGTCCACTTCGCCGGCCTCAAGGCCGTGGGGGAGTCGGTGGCCAAGCCCCTGGAGTACTACCGCAACAACCTCGACTCCACGCTGTCGCTGCTGGAGGCGATGCGCCACCACGGCGTGCACCGCCTCGTGTTCTCGTCGTCCGCGACCGTGTACGGCGAGCACGCCCCCGTGCCGTACACCGAGGACTACGACCGGCTGTCCTCCTCGTCCCCCTACGGGCAGACGAAGGTGATGATCGAGCGCATCATGGCCGACGTCGCCGCCGCCGACCCCGCGCTGCGGGTCGCGCTGCTGCGCTACTTCAACCCCGTCGGGGCGCACCCGTCGGGGCAGATCGGCGAGGACCCCCAGGGCATCCCCAACAACCTCATGCCGTTCATCGCGCAGGTCGCCGTCGGGCGCCGCGACAAGCTCACCGTCTTCGGCGACGACTACCCCACCGCCGACGGCACCTGCGAGCGCGACTACCTGCACGTGGAGGACCTGGCCGCCGGGCACGTCGCCGCGCTCGAGCACCTCGACGACATGGTCACCCCCGTGCGGGCGTTCAACCTCGGCACCGGCACCGGCACGTCCGTGCTCGCCATGCTCCAGGCGTTCGAGCGTGCCGTCGGCCGCGAGCTGCCCTACGAGGTCGGGCCCCGCCGCGCCGGCGACCTGCCCGCGTTCTGGGCCGACCCGACCCGCGCGCAGACCGAGCTCGGCTGGCAGGCCGTCAAGACGATCGACGACATGTGCGCCGACACCTGGCGCTGGCAGCAGGCCAACCCGCAGGGCTTCCCCGACGCCTGA
- a CDS encoding FMN reductase: MNATRTLVVVAAGLSQPSSTRLLADRLTAATRDALELEGYTVAVEVVELREHAHAIVDAMLTGFPSGDLATALDTVAHADGLVLVTPLFTTTYSGLFKSFLDILDPEVLTGMPVLLGATGGTPRHSLALEYSLRPLLTYLHADVVTTSVFAATDDWAGDPETTGALTRRIDRAGRELAVTLGRSRRTGPADPFAATPDFTDLLGGS; encoded by the coding sequence ATGAACGCCACCCGCACGCTGGTGGTCGTGGCGGCCGGGCTGTCCCAGCCGTCGTCGACCCGCCTGCTGGCCGACCGCCTCACCGCGGCCACCCGCGACGCCCTCGAGCTCGAGGGGTACACCGTGGCCGTGGAGGTCGTCGAGCTGCGCGAGCACGCCCACGCGATCGTCGACGCCATGCTCACCGGCTTCCCGTCCGGCGACCTCGCCACCGCCCTGGACACCGTCGCGCACGCCGACGGCCTCGTGCTGGTCACGCCGCTGTTCACCACCACCTACTCGGGGCTGTTCAAGTCGTTCCTCGACATCCTCGACCCCGAGGTGCTCACCGGCATGCCCGTCCTGCTCGGGGCCACCGGCGGTACCCCGCGCCACTCCCTGGCGCTGGAGTACTCGCTGCGGCCCCTGCTGACCTACCTGCACGCCGACGTCGTCACCACCAGCGTGTTCGCCGCCACCGACGACTGGGCCGGCGACCCCGAGACCACCGGGGCGCTCACCCGGCGCATCGACCGTGCCGGGCGCGAGCTCGCCGTCACGCTCGGGCGCTCGCGGCGCACCGGCCCGGCCGACCCGTTCGCGGCGACCCCCGACTTCACCGACCTGCTCGGCGGGAGCTGA